CGGAAAAAATATTGCCGCTCAATCACAAACCGGAACCGGGAAAACAGCTGTCTTCCTGGTCGCTTTATTTAATCGGCTTTTGCACACTACAACAGCACAGAAGGGCAAAAAACAGCCTCGAGCCCTGATCATGGCCCCGACTCGGGAGCTGGTCCTCCAGATCCATCAGGAAGCCAAACTGCTCGGCAGCCATACAGGTTTGGTGGTTCAAGCTATTTTTGGCGGCATCGATTATGAAAAGCAGCGAGAAGCGCTCAAACAGCATGACATTGATATTATCATTGCCACCCCCGGACGATTGATTGATTATTTCAAACAAAAGATTTTCAATCTTAAAGCCATAGAAGTCCTGATCATTGACGAAGCCGACCGCATGTTTGATCTTGGATTTATTCCGGATCTCCGCTACATCTTACGTCGCTGTTCCCCCTATAATAAAAGACAGTCCCTGCTCTTTTCCGCCACTCTTTCCTACCGGGTGATGGAACTGGCCTACGAACATCTGGATATTACTGAATCCATTGTCATTACCCCCAACCAGCTGGCTGCCGAAAAAATCCAGCAGGGTCTTTACCATGTAGGTAAGAAAGAAAAAATTCCCCTGTTCTTCGGCCTGCTGGCCAGGGAAACTCCGGAGCGATCCCTGGTTTTCTGCAACACCAAAAGAATGGCGGAAATTCTGGTGGATTATCTTAAAGTTAATCACTACCCCGCCGCTGCGTTAACCGGTGATGTACCCCAGAAAAAACGATTGGCCATCCTTGAACGGTTCAAAAAGAAAGAAATCACCATTCTGATCGCCACTGATGTGGCCTCCCGGGGCCTGCACATTGACAACGTTACCCATGTTTTTAATTTTGACCTGCCCCAGGATGCCGAAGACTATGTCCATCGCATAGGCCGAACAGCCCGGGTGGGAGCCAGCGGCAAGGCCATTTCCCTGGCCAGTGAAGATGATGCTTTTTTCCTTGAACCCATTGAAACCCTGGTGGGAAAAATTGATATTCTCTGGGCTGAAAATGATGATTTTCGCACCGATATCAAACGACCACGAAAACGCCAGCGAACCGCCAGGAAGCCAATGGGCAAACCAGCAAAAAGACCGGCAGGAAAAAGATATGGCAGCAAGCGGAATAAAAATCGAAAAAAACCAACCTGACCGTGAACCTTGGATTAATCCCTTTCAGCTCTGAAGAACCACTTGCAATTATCCCCATTTATTGATAACTCAACTTTTCTGCTTGTGTTGTCAGGGACATATTGCCGGATGTTCGTAAATATTCGACTTTGTCTATAGATTGACAAATTTTTATTATTTCTCACAGAGACACGGAGTCACAGAGGGCAAATGACTCGGGTTCTCTGTGACTTTGTGCCTCTGTGAGAGTATTTTTTATCTTTTTTGAAAACGTAGTCGAATGTTTACGGATGTTCGGGCTTGGCTCATAGCGGTATTGGCCGCCGCACGAATCAGACGATAATCACGGATTGTTATTTCAATGAATAATAAAACAACCCATATTTACCGGGTACAATTTAAAACCGGGAACCGGAATTATTCCCTGCTGGCTCGCAGCATTGGCGAATCGGAAATGTTTGGTTTTATCGAGGTTTCCGACTTTATTTTTGAAGATAAAAAACGACTGATTATTTCCCCGGAAGATGATGCTTTACGGAAAGAATTTTCCCAGGTCAATTTTATCTGTATTCCCCATCAGTATATTCTGCGGATAGACAGTCTCAATGATGAACAGGACATCGGGGTATCCTACCTGAAAATTGCCGATGACCAGAAAAGCACAAAGGAGTAAACCATGCACGAACACCATGATCACGACAACCCCTGTGGCGAGCAACAAAGCATGAACTTTGAGGAAAAAATTGATCTACTGCTGGGCCACTGGATAGATCACAATGAAAGTCACCAGGAAGACTATAAAAAATGGGCCGCCCAGGCAAAAAAAGAGGGGAAAGATGAAATTGTTGAATTAATCCTGGCGGCCATGTCCCAGTTCAAAGAGGGCAATAACCGCCTGCGGCAAGCCAAGCAGATCCTGGAGATGAGCTAGGAGGCTGCCCGAAAATGCCATCTTGCCCCAACTCTGCGTTATTCGAGAAAAAAGTTCTATTCTCGGACAAGCTCCCAGATAACATCTGAATTGATAGGTAACGCCATATTGCAACAAGTATACAATCAACTGGAAAGTCGCGGTTTCATCTATCAGGCAACCCATGAGCAGGAATTACAGGACAAGCTGGCCGCAGAATCGCAGACTTTTTATATCGGCTTTGATCCAACTGCCGACAGTCTCCATGTGGGCAGTCTTATACCAATCATTGCCATGATGCATCTGCAACGGGCAGGACATCGTCCCATCGCTGTACTCGGTGGGGGGACGGCCATGGTTGGAGACCCCAGTGGCAAAACCGAGATGCGCCAGCTGCTGACCCGTGAAGATATTGATCTGAATGGAATCGGCATCCGGCGACAACTGGAACGCTTTCTAAAGCTGGAGCCCGGACAGGGATTGCTGATCAACAATGCCGACTGGCTGGAAAAACTGACCTATATCGATTTCCTTCGAGATGTTGGCCGCCACTTCAGCGTCAACCGGATGCTGACTGCCGAATCCTATCGCCAACGGCTTGATAGCGGCCTCTCATTCATTGAATTTAACTATATGCTGCTGCAGGCATATGATTTCTATATTCTAAACCGTGATTACCAGTGCACCATCCAGATGGGAGGACAGGATCAATGGGGCAATATTGTCGCCGGTGTTGATTTAATCCGCCGGATGGAGGGAAAAGAGACATATGGTATCACTTTCCCGCTCTTAACCACCAGCAACGGGGAAAAATTCGGTAAAACAGCTGCCGGAGCTGTCTGGCTGGATGAAAAACGTACTTCTGTATATGATTTCTATCAGTTCTGGCGTAATTGTGAAGATGGGGAGAGAGGCCGGCTTTTACGGCTCTTTACTTTCCTGCCGCTGGCGGAAATCAGCGAGCTGGAACAAATGGAGGATCAGGCCATCAACCGGGTTAAAGAAATTCTGGCATATGAAGTCACTTCCCTGGTCCATGGACCGCAGAAAGCTGCCGGGGCATATCGGACAGCGACAGGACAATTCGGTTCCGCCGACCCCGACAACCGGATTAAGACATCATCGGCCATTACTGCCATTAAACCGTCTGAATCTCCTGATTCACTGCCACAGAGTACCATAACCCGGCTGCAACTGAAAAAAGGAATAACCATAGTAGAACTATTCATTAAAACCGGTCTCTGTTCTTCCAAGGGACAGTCCAGACGCCTGCTGCAGCAGGGTGGTGGTTACTGTAATGACAGCCGGGTGACAGAAGACCGAGGAATCACTCAAAGCGATTTCAATGATGGACAGATAATGCTGCGGGCCGGTAAAAAACGTTATCACCGGATAGTTCTCCAATAACCCCAGATAAAATCCTGAGGTTTGAAAAGACAAAAAGGATACCAGCTAAGCTGGTATCCTTTTTTTACGCCATTCAGATTAAATCTCAAACCAATCAGGCCTGAGCCACCTCAGTTTCCCCAACCTGGTTACACAACCGCGTTAACCGGGAAATTTTCCGGGAAGCATTTTTTCGATGGATAACCCCTTTGCTGGCTGCCTTGTCAATAATGACAGAAACTCGCTGTAAGCTTTCCTGCAGGGTTTCAGGATTTTTCCCTTCCTCTGCCGCCAGCTGAAACTTTTTAATCGAAGATCTCATCTGGGATACCACCTGCCGATTTATTAACCGGCGTTTTTCATTCTGGCGCATCCGCTTTAATGCTGATTTATGATTTGCCAAGGGTCAACCTCCTCATGACTAAAAACCTATTTAGTTCAGATATAAACGTCGGGTAGTAGCTAACAAAATCACACCTTTTTGTCAAGCCTTTTATCCCCGCGAGTCAGAAACAAAAAGTTAATCAATATACTTGCTCAAGGGAAATTCGACAATACCTTTAGCACCGACAGCTTTCAATTCAGGAATCAGATCCCTCACCACTGACTGTCTCAGGGCCACAAATACATCCACCCATTGTTCATCAACCAGCTGGGATATGGTCGGCACCTTTTCAGCCGGCAGGGCGGCAATGGCTTCCTTGAGCTGCCGGCGTTTAATATTGAACATGAAGCCAACCCAGGTTCGGGCCTCCAGCGCCCCTTGTAACAACATTATCAAACGCTCAACTTTATCTTTTTTCCAGGAATCGTTATAGGATTTCTGGTTGGCGATAAAGACCGTTGAAGTCTCCAGGACCGTATCGATTATTTCCAGATTATTGGCCCTCAATGATGAACCGGTTTCAGTAATCTCAATGACAGCATCGGCAAGATGGGGGACTTTCACCTCCGTTGCCCCA
The sequence above is drawn from the Pseudomonadota bacterium genome and encodes:
- a CDS encoding DUF1820 family protein, whose product is MNNKTTHIYRVQFKTGNRNYSLLARSIGESEMFGFIEVSDFIFEDKKRLIISPEDDALRKEFSQVNFICIPHQYILRIDSLNDEQDIGVSYLKIADDQKSTKE
- the hisG gene encoding ATP phosphoribosyltransferase, with protein sequence ESGILDAGITGHDWVKENDAKVLELTELQYAKATLNKVRWVLAAKKDGPISSVKDLEGKTVATEVVNLATSYLQKKGVQAKVEYSYGATEVKVPHLADAVIEITETGSSLRANNLEIIDTVLETSTVFIANQKSYNDSWKKDKVERLIMLLQGALEARTWVGFMFNIKRRQLKEAIAALPAEKVPTISQLVDEQWVDVFVALRQSVVRDLIPELKAVGAKGIVEFPLSKYID
- a CDS encoding DEAD/DEAH box helicase, with amino-acid sequence GKNIAAQSQTGTGKTAVFLVALFNRLLHTTTAQKGKKQPRALIMAPTRELVLQIHQEAKLLGSHTGLVVQAIFGGIDYEKQREALKQHDIDIIIATPGRLIDYFKQKIFNLKAIEVLIIDEADRMFDLGFIPDLRYILRRCSPYNKRQSLLFSATLSYRVMELAYEHLDITESIVITPNQLAAEKIQQGLYHVGKKEKIPLFFGLLARETPERSLVFCNTKRMAEILVDYLKVNHYPAAALTGDVPQKKRLAILERFKKKEITILIATDVASRGLHIDNVTHVFNFDLPQDAEDYVHRIGRTARVGASGKAISLASEDDAFFLEPIETLVGKIDILWAENDDFRTDIKRPRKRQRTARKPMGKPAKRPAGKRYGSKRNKNRKKPT
- the rpsT gene encoding 30S ribosomal protein S20, whose product is MANHKSALKRMRQNEKRRLINRQVVSQMRSSIKKFQLAAEEGKNPETLQESLQRVSVIIDKAASKGVIHRKNASRKISRLTRLCNQVGETEVAQA
- the tyrS gene encoding tyrosine--tRNA ligase, with protein sequence MQQVYNQLESRGFIYQATHEQELQDKLAAESQTFYIGFDPTADSLHVGSLIPIIAMMHLQRAGHRPIAVLGGGTAMVGDPSGKTEMRQLLTREDIDLNGIGIRRQLERFLKLEPGQGLLINNADWLEKLTYIDFLRDVGRHFSVNRMLTAESYRQRLDSGLSFIEFNYMLLQAYDFYILNRDYQCTIQMGGQDQWGNIVAGVDLIRRMEGKETYGITFPLLTTSNGEKFGKTAAGAVWLDEKRTSVYDFYQFWRNCEDGERGRLLRLFTFLPLAEISELEQMEDQAINRVKEILAYEVTSLVHGPQKAAGAYRTATGQFGSADPDNRIKTSSAITAIKPSESPDSLPQSTITRLQLKKGITIVELFIKTGLCSSKGQSRRLLQQGGGYCNDSRVTEDRGITQSDFNDGQIMLRAGKKRYHRIVLQ